A region from the Pseudomonadota bacterium genome encodes:
- a CDS encoding multidrug efflux RND transporter permease subunit gives MTKFFINRPIVAMVISILMVIVGIVAMLSLPVAQFPSIVPPEIQVQTTFLGADALTVEQSVATPLEQQINGVDNMLYMYSINANNGQMTLRVAFDVATDPNIDQVLTQMRQQQAQSQLPQSVRNYGITNPKSLSSPLMLVTLYSPKGTYDATFLANYAYININDPLSRTPGVGQVQIFGAGQYAMRLWLKPDKLAKLQITAPEIWAALNAQNKVNPIGQVGAEPVPKGQEFTYTLRTQGRLVTEEEFGDIVVRAKSDGSIVRVKDVARVELGAQMYNIIGRMNGAPAAILAVYQLPGSNAIEAARGVRKMLEEMKRRFPQDLDYRVSLDTTLAVTEGINEIVHTLWEAVLLVILVVFIFLQGWRATLIPLVAVPVSLIGTFAVFPLLGFSINTLSLFGLVLAIGLVVDDAIVVVEAVEKHIEEGMPPKEATIKAMEEVSGPVVAIALILAAVFIPTAFIPGITGRLYQQFAVTIAISMLISAFNALSLSPALAALLLRPKKESRGIMGRFFQGFNHWFSRATEGYVGTCGFLIKKAGRSLMFLALVAVAVAFFGMKLPSGFLPEEDQGFFYLDVQLPEASSLQRLDATCKQIETILRQTPGVEVFNTIVGYSILSQVNTTYNAYFSVTLKPWHKRKKAEEKYAAIMARVNQELNKLPSTQAFAFSPPAIPGIGTSGGITFMLEDRAGKGIDFLAENTKRFMDTARKRPEFASVTTSFYPAVPQMYASVDRDKAVKQGVNLADLYQALQSFMGGPFVNYFNRFGRQWQVYILADGEYRTRAENIGQFYVRNKYDQMVPLSSLVTIEKSTGPEFTQRYNEYRASQINVIQAPKYSSGQAMAALEEVFKQTMPSEMGFDYMGMSYQQKAAAEGISPMVIFGLSLLFVFLILAAQYESWSLPFSVLLGTPIAIFGAFAGIWLRSMENNVYAQIGLVMLIGLAAKNAILIVEFAKAKFEEGKSITEAALEGARIRLRPILMTAFAFILGTVPLAIASGSGAMSRQILGTVVIGGMLAATLIAVFLIPVTFYVIEKFAHRQETEPVATPHLPGPPAGN, from the coding sequence GCCAGATGACGCTGCGGGTGGCATTTGATGTGGCGACGGATCCCAATATTGACCAGGTTCTTACACAGATGCGTCAGCAGCAAGCTCAGAGCCAGTTGCCGCAGAGTGTCCGGAATTACGGCATTACGAACCCGAAGTCGTTGAGCAGTCCGCTTATGCTCGTTACCCTCTACTCGCCGAAAGGTACATATGATGCAACATTCCTTGCGAATTATGCCTATATCAATATAAATGATCCTTTGTCACGTACCCCGGGCGTCGGTCAGGTGCAGATATTCGGTGCCGGCCAGTATGCGATGAGGCTCTGGTTGAAGCCTGACAAGCTTGCCAAGCTCCAGATTACAGCACCGGAAATCTGGGCAGCCCTCAACGCTCAGAATAAAGTGAATCCTATCGGTCAGGTAGGGGCCGAACCGGTACCGAAGGGCCAGGAGTTTACTTATACTTTGCGGACTCAGGGGCGGCTTGTGACAGAAGAGGAATTCGGGGATATTGTTGTTCGTGCCAAGTCCGACGGCTCCATCGTGCGCGTAAAAGATGTTGCCCGTGTTGAGCTGGGGGCGCAGATGTATAATATCATCGGCAGGATGAACGGGGCCCCGGCAGCCATTCTCGCAGTGTATCAACTGCCTGGTTCCAATGCCATTGAGGCTGCCAGAGGCGTGAGGAAAATGCTGGAAGAGATGAAGCGGCGGTTTCCACAGGACCTCGACTACCGCGTTTCTCTCGATACCACACTGGCAGTCACAGAGGGTATCAACGAAATAGTGCATACCCTGTGGGAGGCGGTACTCCTTGTCATCCTTGTTGTCTTCATCTTTCTGCAGGGATGGAGGGCAACGCTCATCCCGTTGGTTGCCGTGCCTGTATCCCTTATCGGCACCTTTGCCGTCTTCCCCCTGCTCGGGTTTTCCATTAATACCTTATCGCTTTTCGGTCTTGTGCTCGCTATAGGTCTCGTTGTTGACGATGCCATTGTCGTTGTGGAGGCAGTGGAAAAGCATATCGAGGAAGGTATGCCTCCCAAAGAAGCTACAATCAAAGCAATGGAGGAGGTATCCGGTCCGGTTGTGGCCATTGCCCTCATTCTTGCCGCAGTGTTCATTCCTACCGCATTTATCCCGGGGATTACCGGGAGGCTCTATCAGCAATTTGCAGTCACTATTGCTATATCGATGCTCATCTCTGCTTTCAACGCCTTGAGCTTGAGCCCTGCCCTTGCTGCCCTTTTACTCCGGCCGAAGAAGGAATCGCGGGGGATAATGGGCAGGTTTTTTCAGGGTTTCAATCACTGGTTTTCACGGGCTACCGAAGGCTATGTCGGTACCTGCGGTTTTCTGATCAAAAAAGCGGGGCGGAGCCTCATGTTCCTTGCCCTCGTTGCGGTGGCTGTGGCGTTCTTCGGCATGAAGCTCCCCAGCGGATTTCTCCCCGAAGAGGATCAGGGTTTTTTTTATCTCGATGTGCAGTTGCCCGAAGCGTCGTCTCTCCAGCGACTTGATGCGACCTGCAAGCAGATCGAAACTATCCTCCGGCAGACACCCGGTGTTGAGGTTTTTAATACCATCGTCGGCTATAGCATCCTGAGCCAGGTGAATACCACCTACAACGCCTACTTCTCGGTTACCCTGAAACCATGGCATAAACGGAAGAAGGCGGAGGAAAAATATGCCGCTATTATGGCCCGTGTAAATCAAGAGCTTAACAAACTGCCGTCAACCCAGGCCTTTGCCTTCTCGCCTCCTGCGATTCCCGGTATAGGCACATCCGGTGGTATTACCTTCATGCTCGAGGATCGTGCCGGAAAGGGTATTGATTTCCTTGCGGAAAACACGAAAAGGTTTATGGATACAGCCCGAAAGCGGCCGGAATTCGCCTCGGTAACCACTTCGTTTTATCCCGCGGTGCCGCAAATGTATGCCAGCGTGGACCGTGACAAGGCGGTAAAACAGGGTGTGAATCTTGCCGACCTCTACCAGGCGCTGCAGTCCTTTATGGGCGGCCCATTTGTGAATTACTTCAACCGTTTCGGCCGCCAGTGGCAGGTCTATATACTTGCCGACGGCGAATACCGTACGCGGGCGGAAAATATCGGCCAATTCTATGTGCGTAATAAATACGACCAGATGGTCCCCCTGTCAAGCCTTGTGACCATTGAGAAGAGCACCGGACCGGAGTTCACGCAGCGTTATAATGAGTATCGAGCCTCCCAGATTAATGTGATCCAGGCGCCGAAATACAGCTCGGGGCAGGCCATGGCTGCACTGGAAGAGGTGTTCAAACAGACGATGCCGTCCGAGATGGGTTTTGACTATATGGGTATGTCTTATCAGCAGAAGGCGGCCGCCGAAGGCATATCACCTATGGTCATCTTCGGACTCTCACTCTTATTTGTCTTTCTCATCCTTGCGGCACAATACGAGAGCTGGTCTCTGCCTTTCAGCGTGCTCCTCGGTACGCCCATCGCAATTTTCGGGGCCTTTGCGGGGATCTGGCTCCGCTCCATGGAAAATAATGTCTATGCGCAAATCGGGCTGGTAATGCTCATCGGTTTGGCAGCCAAGAATGCGATTCTTATTGTTGAATTTGCGAAGGCCAAATTTGAAGAAGGCAAATCAATAACGGAGGCTGCCCTTGAAGGCGCCCGCATACGTTTGCGGCCGATTCTGATGACTGCCTTTGCCTTTATCCTGGGTACGGTGCCCCTGGCAATTGCCTCGGGTTCAGGGGCGATGTCGCGGCAAATCCTGGGTACGGTAGTGATCGGGGGGATGCTCGCTGCTACGTTAATTGCCGTTTTTTTAATCCCCGTAACCTTTTATGTTATTGAAAAATTTGCGCACAGGCAGGAGACCGAACCTGTTGCAACGCCCCATTTACCTGGCCCGCCCGCAGGTAACTGA
- a CDS encoding multidrug efflux RND transporter permease subunit encodes MSKFFINRPIVAMVIAIITVIVGIVAMTRLPIAQFPDIVPPEILVEATYTGADALTLEQAVATPIEQQMNGVDNMLYMYSINANNGQTQLRVDFDVGTDPNTDEVLAQMRFGQAESQLPSEVNAMGVTIKKSASSPLVVFAIYSPKETYDQVFLANYAYININDPLSRVKGVGQVQIFGAGQYAMRLWVKPDYLAKLGVTVNDITNAINSQNTVNPSGQIGAEPAPPGQEFTYTVIAQGRLISEKEFGEIVIRANSDGSLLRVKDVARVELGAQSYNIIGRFNGKPAAVIAVYQLPGSNAIDTAERTKKLMEEWKKRFPQDLEYTVCLDTTLAVIEGMREIVKTLIEALILVIIVVFLFLQGWRATLIPLCAVPVSLVGTFALFPLFGFSINTLSLFGLVLAIGLVVDDAIVVVEAVEKHIEEGMPPKEATIKAMEEVSGPVVAIALILAAVFIPTAFIPGITGRLYQQFAVTIAISVLISAFNALTLSPALAALLLRPKTKGSGLLQKFYDLFNRVFKRATDGYVGLCGVAIRKTLISLIILVGVVAMSGIFARMVPGSFLPEEDQGYQFAALQLPFAASLQRTDEAVKKVEEIIQKTPGVKYCTAVTGFNLLSQITNTYSGFFFITLEEWAKRKKPEEQYEAIMMHIYEEMSKVSEGFGFPISPPAIPGIGTAGGFTFVLEDRAGKDISFLANNVKTFMEAAHKRPELTSLATTFSPAVPQMYVNVDRDKVLKQGVELDDVYQTLQCFMGGTFVNYFNRFGRQWQVYVQAEGDYRTQVENLGQFYVRNNNGNMVPLSALADVKNTSGPEFTVRYNQYRSAQIYGSAAPGYSSAQAMKALEEVFARTMPREMGFDYMGMSYQEKKAQQGIPVSAIFAFSVLCVFLILAAQYESWSLPFSVLLGTPIAVMGAFLGLLVRGQENNIYAQIGLVMLIGLAAKNAILIVEFAKTEYEKGTPLVDAALYGARLRLRPILMTSFAFILGCVPLAIASGAGAAGRQVMGTAVIGGMLAATFIAIFLIPVTFYIVEKLSHRGKKEDKSEK; translated from the coding sequence ATGTCAAAGTTCTTTATCAACCGTCCCATCGTAGCCATGGTGATTGCCATTATCACAGTCATCGTGGGTATTGTTGCGATGACGAGGCTGCCCATTGCCCAGTTTCCTGATATCGTTCCGCCGGAAATCCTGGTAGAAGCCACCTATACGGGTGCTGACGCATTGACCCTTGAGCAGGCGGTTGCCACCCCCATCGAACAGCAGATGAACGGCGTTGACAACATGCTCTACATGTACTCCATCAATGCCAATAACGGACAGACACAGCTAAGAGTTGATTTTGATGTAGGCACTGATCCGAATACCGATGAAGTGCTCGCGCAGATGCGTTTCGGACAGGCTGAATCCCAATTGCCATCCGAAGTGAATGCCATGGGTGTCACCATAAAGAAATCGGCAAGCAGTCCTCTCGTGGTTTTTGCCATTTATTCGCCGAAAGAGACGTACGATCAGGTATTTCTCGCTAATTATGCCTACATAAATATCAACGATCCGCTCTCGCGGGTCAAGGGTGTCGGTCAGGTGCAGATCTTCGGCGCCGGCCAGTATGCCATGAGGCTCTGGGTAAAACCCGACTATCTCGCAAAGCTCGGTGTCACGGTGAACGACATCACGAATGCCATCAACTCTCAAAATACCGTGAATCCCTCCGGGCAGATCGGTGCAGAACCGGCTCCTCCAGGTCAGGAATTCACCTATACGGTAATAGCGCAGGGCAGGCTTATCAGCGAAAAGGAGTTTGGAGAGATTGTGATCCGGGCCAACAGCGACGGTTCTTTGCTGCGCGTTAAGGATGTTGCCCGTGTTGAACTCGGTGCGCAATCCTACAACATTATAGGCCGCTTTAATGGTAAACCTGCTGCCGTCATTGCCGTATACCAGCTTCCCGGCTCCAATGCAATTGATACCGCCGAACGGACCAAAAAACTCATGGAAGAATGGAAGAAACGCTTCCCTCAGGACCTCGAGTATACCGTTTGCCTCGATACAACGCTGGCGGTTATTGAGGGCATGAGAGAGATTGTAAAGACCCTCATCGAGGCGCTGATCCTTGTTATTATTGTGGTATTCCTCTTTCTGCAAGGCTGGAGGGCCACACTCATCCCGCTCTGTGCCGTGCCGGTATCGCTTGTGGGCACTTTTGCCCTTTTTCCGCTCTTCGGTTTTTCCATTAATACGCTATCGCTCTTCGGTCTGGTGCTTGCTATCGGTCTCGTTGTTGACGATGCCATTGTTGTCGTGGAGGCTGTGGAGAAGCATATCGAGGAAGGTATGCCGCCCAAGGAGGCTACAATCAAAGCAATGGAGGAGGTGTCCGGTCCGGTTGTGGCCATTGCACTCATCCTTGCCGCCGTGTTCATTCCTACCGCATTTATCCCGGGGATCACGGGGAGGCTCTATCAGCAATTTGCTGTTACCATTGCCATTTCAGTCCTCATTTCAGCCTTTAACGCCCTGACGCTCAGTCCTGCACTGGCGGCCCTGCTGCTCCGGCCAAAGACAAAGGGCTCAGGTCTGCTCCAGAAATTCTATGACCTGTTCAACCGTGTTTTTAAGCGTGCAACAGACGGGTATGTGGGTCTCTGCGGCGTTGCCATCAGAAAGACCCTGATCAGTCTTATCATACTTGTCGGGGTTGTGGCAATGTCCGGTATTTTCGCCAGAATGGTGCCGGGCAGTTTTCTTCCCGAGGAGGACCAGGGGTATCAGTTCGCTGCACTCCAGTTACCCTTTGCCGCCTCGCTGCAGCGCACCGATGAGGCCGTGAAGAAGGTTGAAGAAATCATTCAGAAAACCCCGGGTGTGAAATACTGCACGGCAGTCACCGGCTTCAACCTGTTGAGCCAGATTACCAACACATACAGCGGTTTTTTCTTCATAACCCTTGAGGAATGGGCAAAAAGAAAAAAGCCGGAGGAACAATATGAGGCAATTATGATGCACATCTACGAAGAGATGTCCAAGGTGAGCGAGGGTTTCGGTTTTCCTATCTCGCCGCCGGCCATCCCCGGTATCGGCACCGCCGGCGGGTTCACCTTCGTTCTGGAAGACCGTGCAGGTAAAGATATCTCCTTTCTCGCCAATAATGTGAAGACTTTCATGGAGGCTGCCCATAAGCGGCCGGAGCTGACTTCTCTCGCTACAACCTTCAGCCCTGCCGTGCCGCAGATGTATGTAAACGTGGACCGTGACAAGGTGCTCAAACAGGGTGTTGAACTTGATGACGTATACCAGACGCTGCAATGTTTCATGGGAGGTACCTTTGTAAATTACTTTAATCGTTTCGGCCGCCAGTGGCAGGTTTATGTCCAGGCCGAGGGCGACTACCGGACGCAGGTTGAAAACCTCGGCCAGTTCTATGTCCGTAATAACAACGGCAACATGGTGCCCCTTTCTGCGCTCGCTGATGTCAAAAATACATCAGGCCCGGAATTTACCGTGCGGTATAACCAGTACCGCAGCGCTCAGATTTATGGAAGCGCTGCTCCTGGATACAGCTCTGCCCAGGCGATGAAAGCCCTTGAGGAAGTTTTTGCCCGGACCATGCCTCGCGAGATGGGTTTCGACTATATGGGCATGTCATACCAGGAAAAGAAGGCACAGCAGGGTATACCGGTGTCGGCCATCTTTGCTTTCTCGGTGCTCTGCGTTTTTCTTATACTTGCGGCGCAGTACGAGAGCTGGTCGCTGCCCTTCAGCGTACTTCTCGGTACACCGATTGCAGTGATGGGGGCATTCCTGGGTCTTCTGGTGCGCGGGCAGGAAAACAATATCTATGCCCAGATCGGTCTCGTCATGCTTATCGGTCTGGCTGCAAAGAATGCCATCCTGATTGTGGAGTTTGCTAAAACGGAATACGAGAAGGGAACACCCCTCGTTGATGCTGCACTTTACGGTGCCCGGTTGCGTCTGCGGCCGATTCTTATGACCTCATTTGCCTTCATCCTCGGCTGTGTGCCGTTGGCTATTGCGAGCGGCGCCGGTGCAGCAGGCCGTCAGGTGATGGGTACAGCGGTTATCGGAGGGATGCTCGCAGCAACTTTCATAGCAATTTTCCTTATCCCTGTAACGTTTTATATAGTGGAGAAGCTGTCACATCGAGGAAAGAAAGAGGATAAAAGTGAAAAGTGA